Proteins encoded together in one Lathyrus oleraceus cultivar Zhongwan6 chromosome 5, CAAS_Psat_ZW6_1.0, whole genome shotgun sequence window:
- the LOC127079413 gene encoding uncharacterized protein LOC127079413, with the protein MAGRNAGRNDEALAAAMQAMAQAFQNPPNADENVGSRSLATFQRENPPTFLGRYDPEGALAWLKEIERIFRVMDCTLVQKIRYGIHKLSGGADDWWVDTRLRKYYPEDVRGKKEIEFLELKEGNLSVTEYAAKFTELAKFYPHYDGANAEFSKCIKFENGLRPKIKKAVGYQNIRVFTDLIDSCRIFEEDNNAHYKILSEKRGRGQHSRGKPYETPVGKGKQKVIPGRRTSGGDAPANVICVKYGKPGHKSNVCRLGETRCFRCGMPGHAARDCKQKDVVCFTVGKEDI; encoded by the exons ATGGCAGGAAGAAACGCTGGGAGGAATGATGAGGCTCTTGCTGCAGCTATGCAGGCAATGGCTCAGGCGTTCCAGAACCCACCCAATGCTGACGAGAACGTGGGGTCTCGTAGTCTGGCGACGTTTCAGAGGGAGAACCCGCCTACTTTTTTGGGTAGGTATGATCCTGAAGGAGCCTTGGcttggttgaaggagattgaaagaatcttcagagtgaTGGATTGCACTCTTGTGCAAAAGATCCGTTATGGAATTCATAAGCTGTCAGGTGGAGCCGATGATTGGTGGGTGGACACTCGTCTAAG gaagtattatccagaAGATGTGCGAGGAAAGAAAGAGATTGAATTCCTCGAGTTGAAAGAAGGGAACTTGTCAGTcacggagtatgctgctaagttcactgAATTGGCTAAGTTCTATCCTCACTATGATGGAGCCAATGCCGAATTCTCtaagtgcatcaagtttgaaaatggattgcgTCCGAAAATTAAGAAAGCTGTGGGATATCAAAATATTCGCGTCTTTACGGATCTGATTGATAGTTGTAGAATCTTTGAAGAGGACAACAATGCACACTATAAGATCTTGTCTGAGAAGAGAGGAAGGGGTCAACACAGCCGTGGTAAGCCATATGAAACTCCGGTTGGGAAAGGGAAACAGAAAGTGATTCCGGGTCGAAGAACAAGTGGGGGAGATGCTCCTGCTAATGTTATCTGTGTCAAGTATGGAAAGCCGGGTCACAAGAGTAATGTGTGTAGGCTTGGTGAAACGAGATGTTTCCGTTGTGGTATGCCGGGACATGCGGCTCGTGATTGTAAGCAGAAGGATGTTGTTTGCTTTACTGTGGGGAAGGAGGACATATGA
- the LOC127079414 gene encoding uncharacterized protein LOC127079414: MDWLKSNYVHINCYNNTLGFSSAEEEGRTKLLSKKQLKEFIEEDALVFLLMASLSVESQAVIADLPVLCNFPEVFPDEIPSAPPEREVEFTIDLVPGTRPISMAPYRMSASELAELKSQLEDLLERKFVRPSVSPWGAPVLLVKKKRRKHATLY, encoded by the coding sequence ATGGACTGGTTGAAATCCAACTATGttcatattaattgctacaaCAACACTTTGGGGTTTTCTTCTGCCGAAGAAGAGGGAAGAACAAAATTATTATCCAAGAAACAATTGAAGGAGTTCATAGAAGAAGACGCGTTGGTGTTCTTGTTGATGGCAAGCTTGTCTGTGGAGAGTCAGGCTGTAATTGCGGACTTGCCGGTGCTGTGCAATTTCCCTGAAGTTTTTCCCGATGAGATTCCTAGTGCACCGCCAGAAAGAGAAGTTGAGTTCACTATTGACCTTGTACCTGGTACTAGACCCATCTCTATGGCGCCGTATAGGATGTCAGCATCAGAGTTGGCTGAACTGAAGAGTCAGCTAGAGGATTTGCTGGAAAGGAAGTTTGTGAGACCTAGTGTATCACCTTGGGGAGCTCCAGTCTTGCTGGTGAAAAAAAAAAGACGGAAGCATGCGactttgtattga
- the LOC127079412 gene encoding uncharacterized protein LOC127079412 has translation MAERNAGRNDEALAAAMQAMAQAFQNPPNADENVGSRSLATFQRENPPTFLGRYDPEGALAWLKEIERIFRVMDCTLVQKIRYGIHKLSGGADDWWVDTRLRLETAGEEITWEVFRREFLRKYYPEDVRGKKEIEFLELKQGNLSVTEYAAKFTELAKFYPHYDGANAEFSKCIKFENGLRPEIKKAVGYQKIHVFADLIDSCRIFEEDNNAHYKILSEKRGRGQHSRGKPYETPVGKGKQKVIPGRRTSGGDAPANVICFKYGKPGHKSNVCRLGETRCFRCGMPGHAARDCKQKDVVCFNCGEGGHMSAKCQKPKRGQESGKVFALSGWM, from the coding sequence ATGGCCGAAAGAAACGCTGGGAGGAATGATGAGGCTCTTGCTGCAGCTATGCAGGCAATGGCTCAGGCGTTCCAGAACCCACCCAATGCTGACGAGAACGTGGGGTCTCGTAGTCTGGCGACGTTTCAGAGGGAGAACCCGCCTACTTTTCTGGGTAGGTATGATCCTGAAGGAGCCTTGGcttggttgaaggagattgaaagaatcttcagagtgaTGGATTGCACTCTTGTGCAAAAGATCCGTTATGGAATTCATAAGCTGTCAGGTGGAGCCGATGATTGGTGGGTGGACACTCGTCTAAGGTTGGAAACTGCGGGCGAGGAGATTACTTGGGAAGTGTTTCGTAGAGAATTTTtgaggaagtattatccagaAGATGTGCGAGGAAAGAAAGAGATTGAATTCCTCGAGTTGAAGCAAGGGAACTTGTCAGTcacggagtatgctgctaagttcactgAATTGGCTAAGTTCTATCCTCACTATGATGGAGCCAATGCCGAATTCTCtaagtgcatcaagtttgaaaatggattgcgTCCAGAAATTAAGAAAGCTGTGGGATATCAAAAGATTCACGTCTTTGCGGATCTGATTGATAGTTGTAGAATCTTTGAAGAGGACAACAATGCACACTATAAGATCTTGTCTGAGAAGAGAGGAAGGGGTCAACACAGCCGTGGTAAGCCATATGAAACTCCGGTTGGGAAAGGGAAACAGAAAGTGATTCCGGGTCGAAGAACAAGTGGGGGAGATGCTCCTGCTAATGTTATCTGTTTCAAGTATGGAAAGCCGGGTCACAAGAGTAATGTGTGTAGGCTTGGTGAAACGAGATGTTTCCGTTGTGGTATGCCGGGACATGCGGCTCGTGATTGTAAGCAGAAGGATGTTGTTTGCTTTAACTGTGGGGAAGGAGGACATATGAGTGCTAAATGTCAGAAGCCAAAGAGGGGACAAGAGAGTGGTAAAGTGTTTGCTTTGTCGGGTTGGATGTAG